One window of Amaranthus tricolor cultivar Red isolate AtriRed21 chromosome 11, ASM2621246v1, whole genome shotgun sequence genomic DNA carries:
- the LOC130827863 gene encoding protein-L-isoaspartate O-methyltransferase-like translates to MPLTSSSILAYGSRYHTPFKHLTLISPPISSCYTSLPRVPTANLRTLSFIDSSLSTGNFFLSRMEKYFFGTGGGKNKNRAMVEQLQRYGVFQSDKVTEVMETIDRGLFVPSGTPAYVDSPMPIGHNATISAPHMHAMCLELLKDHLQPGMHALDIGSGTGYLTACFAVMVGSQGRAVGIEHIPELVTWSIENIKKSAAAPLLEEGSLSVHVGDGRLGYPEAAPYDAIHVGAAAPEIPEALIEQLKPGGRLVIPVGTYFQDLKVVDKQHDGKLNVRTETSVRYVPLTSREEQLQG, encoded by the exons ATGCCATTAACATCCTCTTCTATCTTAGCTTATGGTTCCCGCTATCATACCCCTTTTAAGCACCTCACTCTCATCTCTCCACCTATCTCCTCCTGCTACACTTCGCTTCCACGTGTCCCCACTGCTAACCTGCGCACTCTCTCTTTTATCGACTCTTCTCTCTCAACGGGAAACTTTTTCTTGTCTCGCATGGAG AAATACTTTTTTGGAACTGGAGGTGGCAAAAACAAGAACAGAGCTATGGTGGAACAGTTGCAACGTTACGGAGTTTTTCAATCCGACAAGGTTACAGAAGTGATGGAAACCATTGACAGGGGTTTGTTTGTACCTTCTGGAACCCCAGCTTATGTGGATAGCCCCATGCCGATTGGCCATAACGCAACCATATCAGCTCCTCATATGCATGCTATGTGTCTTGAACTATTAAAGGATCATCTGCAGCCTGGCATGCACGCACTAGATATTGGTTCAG GCACGGGGTATTTGACTGCATGTTTCGCGGTGATGGTTGGATCACAAGGTCGTGCAGTTGGAATAGAGCACATTCCTGAATTGGTCACTTGGTCAatcgaaaatataaaaaaaagtgcTGCTGCTCCTTTGTTGGAAGAAGGATCCTTGTCTGTTCATGTCGGTG ATGGAAGGCTAGGATACCCTGAGGCTGCACCTTATGATGCGATCCATGTGGGGGCTGCAGCACCAGAGATTCCGGAAGCATTGATAGAGCAACTAAAACCTGGAGGAAGATTGGTGATTCCGGTGGGAACCTACTTTCAGGATTTGAAGGTGGTGGACAAACAACACGATGGAAAACTCAATGTGAGAACCGAAACATCCGTGAGATACGTCCCTCTAACCAGCCGAGAGGAGCAGTTACAGGGTTGA